A genome region from Vulpes lagopus strain Blue_001 chromosome 7, ASM1834538v1, whole genome shotgun sequence includes the following:
- the LOC121495664 gene encoding olfactory receptor 13C7-like translates to MDRSNHTSPVMGFILLGLSAHPKLEKTFFVLILVMYLIILLGNGVLILVTILDSHLHTPMYFFLGNLSFLDICYTTSSVPLILNSFLIPRKTIPFSACVMQMFLSFAMGATECVLLGMMAFDRYVAICNPLRYPVVMSKAAYVPMAASSWAAGITNSVVQTSQAMRLPFCGDNVINHFTCEILAVLKLACADISINVISMVVANVIFLGVPVVFIFVSYVFIIATILRIPSAEGRRKAFSTCSAHLTVVVVFYGTILFMYGKPKSKDPQGADKQDISDKLTSLFYGVVTPMLNPIIYSLRNKDVKAAMKNLVCQ, encoded by the coding sequence ATGGACAGGTCCAATCATACCTCTCCTGTGATGGGCTTTATTCTCCTGGGCCTCTCAGCCCACCCGAAACTGGAGAAAACCTTTTTTGTGCTCATCCTCGTGATGTACCTCATAATCCTGTTGGGCAACGGGGTCCTCATCCTGGTGACCATCCTTGATTCCCACCTGCACacacccatgtacttcttcctgggGAACCTCTCCTTCCTGGACATCTGCTACACAACCTCTTCAGTCCCCCTTATTCTTAACAGCTTCCTGATCCCCAGGAAAACCATACCCTTCTCAGCCTGTGTCATGCAGATGTTTCTCTCCTTTGCCATGGGAGCCACAGAGTGTGTGCTTCTGGGCATGATGGCATTTgatcgctatgtggccatctgtaaCCCGCTTAGGTACCCTGTGGTCATGAGCAAGGCTGCCTATGTGCCCATGGCTGCCAGCTCCTGGGCAGCTGGTATCACCAACTCTGTAGTCCAGACATCCCAGGCTATGAGGCTTCCCTTCTGTGGGGACAATGTCATCAATCACTTCACCTGTGAGATCCTGGCTGTGCTGAAGTTGGCCTGTGCTGACATTTCTATCAACGTGATTAGCATGGTTGTGGCTAATGTGATCTTCCTGGGGGTCCCAGTTGTGTTCATTTTTGTCTCCTATGTGTTCATCATTGCTACCATCCTGAGGATCCCCTCAGCTGAGGGGAGGAGAAaggccttctccacctgctcTGCCCACCTCACCGTAGTGGTTGTCTTCTATGGGACCATCCTCTTCATGTATGGGAAGCCCAAATCCAAGGACCCCCAGGGGGCAGACAAGCAGGACATTTCAGACAAGCTCACCTCCCTCTTTTATGGGGTGGTGACCCCCATGCTCAACCCCATCATCTACAGCCTGAGGAACAAGGACGTGAAGGCTGCTATGAAGAACCTGGTATGTCAATAA
- the LOC121495191 gene encoding olfactory receptor 13C7-like, translating to MEGSNQSAVTEFVLLGLSAHPKLEKTFFVLILSMYLVILLGNGVLILVTIHDSRLHTPMYFFLGNLSFLDICYTTSSVPLVLDGFLTPRKTISFSGCAVQMFLSFAMGATECVLLGMMAFDRYVAICNPLRYPVLMSKAAYVPMAASSWVAGGINSLVQISLAVQLPFCGDNVINHFICEILAVLKLACADISINVISMGVANVIFLGVPVLFISISYVFIIATILRIPSAEGRRKAFSTCSAHLTVVVIFYGTILFMYAKPKSKDPLGADKQDVSDKLISLFYGLLTPMLNPIIYSLRNKDVKTAVRYIVAQKRFTH from the coding sequence ATGGAAGGATCCAACCAATCTGCTGTGACAGAGTTCGTTTTGCTTGGCCTCTCTGCCCATCCAAAACTAGAGAAAACATTCTTTGTGCTCATCCTGTCGATGTACCTGGTGATCCTGCTGGGCAATGGGGTCCTCATCCTGGTGACCATCCATGACTCCCGCCTACACacacccatgtacttcttcctgggGAACCTCTCCTTCCTGGACATCTGCTACACAACCTCCTCCGTCCCTCTAGTGCTGGATGGCTTCCTGACCCCCAGGAAAACCATCTCCTTCTCAGGCTGTGCCGTGCAGATGTTTCTCTCCTTTGCCATGGGAGCCACAGAGTGTGTGCTTCTGGGCATGATGGCATTTgatcgctatgtggccatctgtaaCCCGCTTAGGTACCCTGTGCTCATGAGCAAGGCTGCCTATGTGCCCATGGCTGCCAGCTCCTGGGTGGCTGGTGGCATCAACTCCTTAGTGCAGATCTCTCTTGCGGTACAGTTACCCTTCTGTGGGGACAATGTCATCAACCACTTCATCTGTGAGATCCTGGCTGTCCTAAAGTTGGCCTGTGCTGACATCTCCATCAATGTGATCAGTATGGGGGTGGCCAATGTGATCTTCCTGGGCGTCCCAGTTCTGTTCATCTCTATCTCTTATGTGTTCATCATTGCTACCATCCTGCGGATCCCctcagcagaggggaggagaaaggccttctccacctgctcTGCCCATCTCACTGTAGTGGTCATCTTCTATGGGACTATTCTTTTCATGTATGCAAAACCCAAATCTAAGGATCCCCTGGGAGCAGACAAGCAGGATGTTTCAGACAAGCTCATCTCCCTCTTCTATGGACTCCTGACTCCCATGCTCAACCCCATCATCTACAGTCTGAGGAACAAGGATGTTAAGACCGCTGTGAGGTACATAGTGGCTCAGAAGCGCTTCACTCACTGA
- the LOC121495663 gene encoding olfactory receptor 13C7-like, with protein MKMANQSVLAGFVLLGLSDQPKLEKTFFVLILSMYLVILLGNGVLILVTIHDSRLHTPMYFFLGNLSFLDICYTTSSIPLVLDGFLTPRKTISFSGCAVQMFLSFAMGATECVLLGMMAFDRYVAICNPLRYPVVMSKAAYVPMAASSWVAGGINSLVQISLAVQLPFCGDNVINHFTCEILAVLKLACADISINVISMGMANVIFLGVPVLFISISYIFILTTILKIPSAEGRRKAFSTCSAHLTVVVIFYGTILFMYAKPKSKDPLGADKQDVSDKLISLFYGVLTPMLNPIIYSLRNKDVKVAVKTLVRQKRFA; from the coding sequence atgaaaatggccAACCAATCTGTTCTGGCAGGATTTGTCTTGCTGGGGCTCTCAGATCAACCAAAGCTTGAGAAAACATTCTTTGTGCTTATCCTGTCGATGTACCTGGTGATCCTGCTGGGCAACGGGGTCCTCATCCTGGTGACCATCCATGACTCCCGCCTACACacacccatgtacttcttcctgggGAACCTCTCCTTCCTGGACATCTGCTACACAACCTCCTCAATCCCTCTAGTCCTGGATGGCTTCCTGACCCCCAGGAAAACCATCTCCTTCTCAGGCTGTGCCGTGCAGATGTTTCTCTCCTTTGCCATGGGAGCCACAGAGTGTGTGCTTCTGGGCATGATGGCATTTgatcgctatgtggccatctgtaaCCCACTTAGGTACCCTGTGGTCATGAGCAAGGCTGCCTATGTGCCCATGGCTGCCAGCTCCTGGGTGGCTGGTGGCATCAACTCCTTAGTGCAGATCTCTCTTGCGGTACAGTTACCCTTCTGTGGGGACAATGTCATCAACCACTTTACCTGTGAGATCTTGGCTGTCCTAAAGTTGGCCTGTGCTGACATCTCCATCAATGTGATCAGTATGGGGATGGCCAATGTGATCTTCCTGGGCGTCCCAGTTCTGTTCATCTCTATCTCTTACATCTTCATCCTCACCACCATCCTGAAGATCCCTTCAGCTGAAGGGAGGAGAAaggccttctccacctgctcTGCCCATCTCACTGTAGTGGTCATCTTCTATGGAACTATTCTTTTCATGTATGCAAAGCCCAAATCTAAGGACCCCCTGGGAGCAGACAAGCAGGATGTTTCAGACAAGCTCATCTCTCTCTTCTATGGAGTGCTGACTCCCATGCTCAACCCAATCATCTACAGCCTAAGAAACAAGGATGTGAAGGTCGCTGTGAAGACCCTGGTGAGGCAGAAACGCTTTGCATAG